One genomic segment of Vulpes vulpes isolate BD-2025 chromosome 2, VulVul3, whole genome shotgun sequence includes these proteins:
- the LOC112907411 gene encoding uncharacterized protein isoform X1: MPVIASRGSATSEAESPFAQTSNKPSCLLHLPVWGLSLWGVHRDMLAPVSQGPTFGGSSGIRDAPRLNPKTAPSPDSTGVKRRPLASSPLSSCLRFRQEREGELEDVWTSQPTWDACQQLLQTLLTTEERQRVYLEAWKSVPGADGRPTQLPDGIEDVFPLVRLTWDCDTATGRERLRLYRQVLLAGLKGAGRCPTNLAKVRARVQGKGETPAGFLERLMEGYRMYTPFDPLAKDRQPDVIMSFIGQSASGICNKLQQ; encoded by the exons atgcctgtaattgctagtcggggctctgccacctctgaggcggagagcccgtttgcgcaaacgtccaataaaccctcttgcttgttgcatctgcctgtctggggtctgagtctctggggcgtccaccgggacatgttggcacccgtgagccagggtccaacatttgggggctcgtccgggatccgagacgcccccaggctcaatcctaaaacag CTCCGTCCCCCGACTCTACTGGGGTGAAGAGGAGACCCCTCGCTTCATCCCCGCTCTCCAGTTGCCTCCGCTTTCGACAAGAGCGCGAGGGGGAGTTGGAAGACGTCTGGACCTCCCAGCCGACCTGGGATGCCTGccaacagctcctgcagactctcctcaccacggaggagagacagcGCGTCTACCTCGAAGCATGGAAAAGCGTCccgggggcggatgggaggccgacccagctgcctGATGGAAttgaggatgttttccccttggttcgcctGACCTGGGACTGCGACACTGCTACtggtagggagcggctccgtctctatcgccaggtactcctagcgggtctcaaaggggcagggcgatgccccaccaatttggcaaaggtacgtgctagaGTGCAGGGAAAAGGTGagacgccggcaggttttctggaaagattaatggaaggctaccgtaTGTACACCCCCTTTGACCCCTTGGCCAAAGATCGGCAACCAGATGTAATCATGTCCTTCATCGGACAATCGGCCTCGGGTATTTGTAATAAGTTACAACAGTAG